In Spinacia oleracea cultivar Varoflay chromosome 5, BTI_SOV_V1, whole genome shotgun sequence, a single window of DNA contains:
- the LOC110798766 gene encoding pentatricopeptide repeat-containing protein At2g20540 — translation MPVAEAFPAIKISLRAHQQHTFFLLKTCNSIKQLKQIHDQIIINGFSQKNFLIVNLMSLYTTYGNLSNACKVFDEMPSPSTTVCNQMIRAYSHSVTPQKSVELFSKMLYEGSFPDEYTYSYLVSACARSLMLREGEQIHGRVLSNGYYSNSFVSTNLINLYLGLGNEVGRVNAYKVFEEMPERNNPVTWNSLLAGHIRCGDFDGAIRIFDGMPVKNIVSWTTMLTEYARNGWFRHALLLFQEMRRECLELDQTSLTVALSVCAELGDLSTGKWIHIYVIKKFDGRERDICVRLHNALIHMYTSCGVIEEASRIFKEMPRKTVVSWTTMIMGYAKHGSAKKAIEVFECMQNSGEVKADARTFLGVLSACSHGGYVEEGRVYFKEMEEKWAINPRIEHYGCLVDLLSRAGFLEEAQRLIETMPMKPNDVVWGALLCGCMIHRNPEIASYAAENLIMELGQEEIMEYLVSVSNAYAMARRWREVAIVRKKMVEMGSKNSKSRSWVQLNEAVHEFMAGDITHRHISLIYETLDRLTSEVRYVANDHDTSEELIDL, via the coding sequence ATGCCAGTTGCAGAAGCATTTCCCGCCATTAAAATCAGCTTAAGAGCCCATCAACAACACACTTTCTTTCTCTTAAAAACCTGCAACTCCATAAAACAGCTAAAACAAATCCACGATCAAATCATCATCAATGGCTTTTCCCAGAAAAATTTCCTCATCGTCAACTTAATGTCTCTCTATACAACCTATGGAAATTTGTCGAATGCTTGCAAGGTGTTCGATGAAATGCCTAGCCCATCAACTACTGTTTGTAATCAAATGATTAGAGCCTATTCTCACAGTGTAACACCACAAAAATCAGTAGAATTGTTCTCTAAAATGTTGTATGAAGGATCATTTCCTGATGAATACACCTATTCTTATCTTGTAAGTGCTTGTGCGCGATCTTTGATGTTGAGAGAGGGTGAACAGATTCATGGGAGAGTTTTATCAAATGGATATTACTCAAACAGTTTTGTTAGCActaatttgattaatttgtactTGGGATTGGGAAATGAAGTTGGTCGTGTGAATGCTTACAAGGTGTTTGAGGAAATGCCTGAGAGAAACAATCCTGTAACTTGGAATTCGTTGCTTGCGGGGCATATCAGGTGTGGGGATTTTGATGGCGCAATTAGAATTTTTGATGGGATGCCAGTGAAAAATATCGTTTCTTGGACAACAATGCTTACGGAGTATGCTCGAAATGGATGGTTTAGACATGCTTTATTGCTGTTTCAAGAGATGAGAAGAGAATGTTTGGAATTGGATCAGACGTCACTGACTGTAGCTTTGTCAGTGTGTGCTGAGTTGGGTGACTTAAGCACCGGAAAATGGATTCATATATATGTTATTAAGAAATTTGATGGGAGGGAAAGAGATATATGTGTGCGTTTACACAATGCCCTCATTCATATGTATACTAGCTGTGGTGTAATAGAAGAAGCAAGTAGGATCTTTAAAGAGATGCCAAGAAAAACTGTGGTTTCATGGACAACAATGATCATGGGATATGCTAAACACGGCTCTGCTAAAAAAGCTATTGAGGTTTTTGAATGTATGCAAAATTCAGGTGAAGTAAAAGCTGATGCCAGAACCTTTTTGGGGGTTCTCTCTGCCTGCAGCCATGGAGGATATGTTGAAGAGGGGCGTGTATATTTCAAAGAAATGGAAGAAAAATGGGCAATTAACCCCAGAATTGAGCATTACGGTTGTTTGGTTGATCTTTTGAGTCGAGCAGGGTTCTTGGAAGAAGCGCAAAGGCTAATAGAGACTATGCCTATGAAGCCCAATGATGTAGTTTGGGGTGCACTTCTTTGTGGATGTATGATTCATAGGAATCCTGAGATTGCTTCGTATGCAGCGGAAAATCTCATAATGGAGCTTGGCCAAGAGGAAATCATGGAATATCTTGTATCGGTGTCAAATGCATATGCCATGGCTAGAAGATGGAGAGAGGTGGCTATTGTACGGAAGAAGATGGTTGAAATGGGTTCGAAAAATAGTAAAAGCAGGAGTTGGGTGCAATTAAATGAAGCAGTCCACGAATTCATGGCTGGGGATATTACTCATAGACATATCTCATTGATTTATGAGACGCTTGATAGACTCACTAGTGAAGTCAGATATGTAGCCAATGATCATGACACGAGTGAGGAGTTAATTGACTTGTAG